The sequence CGTGTTAGCATTCTGAAACCTTTTCCAAAAGTGTTTCCACTTAAACTGGAAAAGAAGTTATGCCTTAACCTAGGTAAGCCCACGTGTCCCCCTTTCTTTCCCAAAAGTGCTTTGGACACTCACTCAGCTCTGATTGGATCTAAGTTTCTCACACCAATCACAGTCCCCTATTGCTCTTCCCAGATACGCCACTTTTGTTTTCATTTGGGTCCCACCGCTAAAATAGAATTAACCAATCAGGTGTTCTTTACTGTTTCAGTTGTTGCCCTAGACACGTGGTGTTTCCTAACCCACCCTCTCCGTACTGCAGCCATCATTATCAGTTCAGCTCCGAAATAcacagagagagaagagagagagacacaaaGATACAcaccacagagagagagaaagtgatgGACGGTGGAGAAGAGTGGCACGTGGCAAGCCTAGGGCGAGGGAGTACTGGGAAGCGAGATAAGATGATGATGGGGAGCCGAGAAATGCTAAGATTCCGGCCGATCGCACCGAAACCGGTGACAGACGGTTCAGGTTCGAGTTATATGGTGACAGAGAGGAAGAACTCTGTTGTTTCGAAAGGAAGGACGAAGAGAAAGTATGTTAGGGTTCGGAAGAACAGTATGAATGGATATAAGAAAATGGTTTCTGAGGAAGAAAGCAAAGATGGGGCTTTGAAGACGCTGCAATTGTTGCCTGAGAAAGCTGAAATGAAAGATCCGGTTGATCCTACGGCTGAGAAAGTTGGGGTTGAGGTTGATAATGATCGGATGGTGGTTGATAACGTggagggtggtggtggtggtgggtcaGATCTGACGGTGGAGATGGGTCAGACGAGGGTGGTGGAGTCGTGGGTGACGGTGGAGAGCGTGGCAGACACGTGCATGGATGTACGTGGGTTAGGGAGTACGGACGTAGAGAGAGTGAAGAATCTGGAGAGGGACGCGTGTCCGGGGTTTATATCAGACGGT is a genomic window of Quercus lobata isolate SW786 chromosome 2, ValleyOak3.0 Primary Assembly, whole genome shotgun sequence containing:
- the LOC115978236 gene encoding uncharacterized protein LOC115978236 — its product is MDGGEEWHVASLGRGSTGKRDKMMMGSREMLRFRPIAPKPVTDGSGSSYMVTERKNSVVSKGRTKRKYVRVRKNSMNGYKKMVSEEESKDGALKTLQLLPEKAEMKDPVDPTAEKVGVEVDNDRMVVDNVEGGGGGGSDLTVEMGQTRVVESWVTVESVADTCMDVRGLGSTDVERVKNLERDACPGFISDGLNRVQWVNEAYKRMVTKELEYCDGQSPEYCDCLVRLVVNNKVKLLLLPYNNNEEAFTGLVRLVHTWRNQKKCSKVVPCDVWRMDRGGFSWRLDVKAALGLGL